gtTAAGATCCACGTCTTGTgtgggataaacattatatatataattttttttgacagcaaacgtTCATAGACTCATGTAGActctgatatatatttttttaataactttggTGTGATCCTAAAAGCTTTTAGGCCCAATGATTAATCACCAAGAAATTCATagaaatccaaatttttttgtcacttaaGATGTCTAAGGGTGGCCAAGGGGAATCGAACCCATGGCTGAAGCTCCATTGAAAACCCTTTATCACTAGGCCAATACCACTtggttaaatataaattattttacgtattatattttctttacatattatgaaataataaatatatcttgaataattaaaagtctataactattacatatataattaaattggtgcgaacatataaataaaatttattaaacaaacaataactattttatttgataagaTATATAgctaaatttaaatgatattaacatatatagtatatttttaatatatatattttaaattaagttaTCAATGTTTGctcaaatattttatcaaaaataattgttcaaagtaaatttcaaaaattcatatattttacaGGGATATAGTTTAacttaaaacaatatatatatatatatacatatatatatatataaaattttaattttattaaattaattaaattagactttttacttatatgattttgtaatcatttgtatcttgtcataacaaaaattttaatccatggatcacaaaattgaatgtgagattttaacagttttagtcatttatagttgtttttaaaaattcaaaatataacgtatatacatgaaaatttaattttttattatatggttaatgtagttgtttaatttattttaatagtttaaaattaaacaaatatgataaaagatacactaatttttatcaaatttttattattaaaaattattagttgtcatatatattttagccacattagaaaattctgtaacttttatttaaagaaaagaatattaataatgaatttattgttagtttaataaaaaaattattatataattagatagaccaatctattttttaataattctaagaatcatcatagTATGAAGTGGAATGAGTATATCCGGACAGAGAAAATATGCCACCCCAGTTTGGTCCTTCGATAACACCGTTGAAGGCGTTCTGTTGGAAAGTACGCTTCCCACCCaagatgaaacattttttatggcaAATTTTAACTGGGTGTATAGCGGTTAAGAAAAATTTAAGGTCAAAAGGAATGCAAGGAGGTACTGTATGTGACCGATGTGGAGCCCCCCGAGGAGTCCACTAATCACGTTTTTTTTAATGTCCACCACCGGTTCAGGTCTGGTACTGTATGGATATTTTCCCCACTCAATCTTTGTTTACCaatatggatcatttattttggagaGTGTCCCCCGAAATGGAGGATCATCACTTTGCTTGGATTctctggtatatatggaaaggtagAAACAATAAAGTTTTTAGCAATTTGGATATGGATCCAAGAGATACTCTCAAATTGGCAGAAACTGAATCGTTACTTTGGGCGGAAGCACAAAACTCTCGGACTCAGAGTACGGACCGCACCCAAGTTCCAGTACCTTTGGCAATACCGAGTATACCAGGTCGATGGTTTTACAGACGGATTTTGTAAAACAGAGGATAAATATTCATGACAAGGATGGTACAGTACCCTGGAAGGTTACGATGGACTAATGGGATCAAGGAATACGAGAGCGAGTCAGTCGCCACTACACACAGAGATAGAGGCTTTTATATGGGCAATGGAAAGCATGAGGAATCTTCGACAGTCTTGTGTTacttttgcaacggattgtgctcaattggtgaagatggtttcggaaccagaagagtggCCAGCCTTTGCAAGCTATTTGGAAGACATAAAGTTCTTGAAGAGAAGTTTCAATagctcagagatcattcataTACCACGGACACAGAACTCAAAGGCGGACAGTCTAACACGCAGTGCAAGAAAACAACCGTCGTttgtcgttcatatggatgcagagttaccgGGATGGTTCGCAGAGTTTATATGAGTCTGTtttgttgctgacaaaaaaaaaagaatcattaTAGTAATGACATGTAGctataaaaaaaagttgtaatatTTTTCGATTAATATGTAGGAGAGACGgtataaacataaacaaaaacaaaaacagacatataaaataaatataaatcaaaaatagGAAAGACAAAGAATCTATCAAACTCTGTAGTTTATACTGAGTGTCGACCTTTTTTGCACAACTAGAAAGTTCTTTTCCTAGTGGGTGGTTCGACAATTTCGCCTTGAATATATAAGAGATACCCCCATCAACGATTTATTAAAGTGATGTTAAAAAATGATCATCTAAGTTTAGTTGCGAATATTGATGCTAGTACTAGTGGTGGGTATCACAAAGAGTTTGATGTTGTCAGAGCATTTTGACTGAGGAATAAATATTTGGGTCTTTATTGGATTCTCTAAACGGCCCAACCAAGTGACCACTTCCTTTGTACAATTGGATTCTCCTAACGGCCATGCGTGACGTTTCTGCGTATTTCTACTCTTCTTCGTGCCGTCTCGTATAGAAAggtgaataaataaaaaaaaatggggATTTCCGAATATTTTTCGGGAGTTTGAACCCGACGTGAATCGAACACGCAACCTTCTGATCTGGAGTCAGACGCGCTACCATTGCGCCACGGATCCCCATGCATAACAATtacaattataaataaataactaataagATACAGATCGAATAAGACCACACGGTGAGTGTTGCTCGTCTTCCCTCAGGTAGGCCTCCATGAAATGGCATCCATTGATTCTCTCCACTTCCATTCCCTCTGCAATCTCCAGGTAACACTCGATCCATCTCTTCTCCATTCTCACTTACCGACACTACGCTCTCTTCTTCCATTGATTGCAATCTTAAAGGTCTCGTTTTTGTGTTGTTGTCTTTGATACCCTAGTCGTCGATTGGAAGATCCAAGCTCCAGATTCCTTCAAGCTTGGTTGTGTTCAGACGCAGACACAAGAATCTAAACTGGGTTAAAGTCCAAACCAACAAAAAGTTCGTGTGCAAATCGATTGGGGATGAATCCTCGACTCCAGATGAAGAAACTCAGAACACTCAGAACGATGATaacgaggaagatgatgtttCCACGGCTCAGAGTAACACGGCCAGTGACTCCGAGACTTCGATTTCGAGATTCAGGAGCATGGTTACAACCATTGCTCATGATTCAGGGGATTCAATTTCGAGACTTCGGAGTATGGTTACCACTCTTCCTCCTGTCGTCTTCGTGGTAGGAGACTCTCTCTTGATGCTGGttaaagtttgaatctttatcGACTTTTGATAAGTTAGTACTACGAGATACTCTTTTAAGCTTTGTTGTGTCTCTTTAGATGAACAAGTGCTCAGGGAACAGCGTTTGGATCGGTATCAGCATTGTAGCTACTGTTCTGGTCGCTTCTTTACGAGCTTATGCAATAAGGAAGTCGAGAGATAACCGTCCTGCTGGCTCTGTTTCTGATCTTGTGAGACGTGGTCAGCTGAGATCTGGTGATAGAAGAGGCATGTACGGAAACTCAAACTCTCTTAACTTCTTGTTTTATAACTTTTTCGAAGTAGTGCCTTTGGTTCTAACTTCTTCTTTATCAGCTCAAAGGCTATGAACTACGAAGACCCATTCAACAACCCTTTTGTTAAAGTTGGTAAAGGAAGCTCAACGGTGGAGATGTGCGGGAAAGTTTATAAGTTAGCTCCAGTCACACTTACCGAGAAAGAACAAAGTATTCATCAGAAGAGAAGGTCAAGAGCTTACCAATGGAAGAGACCAACTGTTTTCCTCAAGGAAGGAGACTCGGTGCCGCCTGATGTTGATCCTGATACTGTTAGATGGATCCCTGCCAATCATCCGTTCGCAACCACGGTTAGCGATATCGATCAA
This genomic interval from Brassica napus cultivar Da-Ae chromosome A6, Da-Ae, whole genome shotgun sequence contains the following:
- the LOC106347287 gene encoding protein MULTIPLE CHLOROPLAST DIVISION SITE 1-like, which translates into the protein MASIDSLHFHSLCNLQSSIGRSKLQIPSSLVVFRRRHKNLNWVKVQTNKKFVCKSIGDESSTPDEETQNTQNDDNEEDDVSTAQSNTASDSETSISRFRSMVTTIAHDSGDSISRLRSMVTTLPPVVFVMNKCSGNSVWIGISIVATVLVASLRAYAIRKSRDNRPAGSVSDLVRRGQLRSGDRRGISKAMNYEDPFNNPFVKVGKGSSTVEMCGKVYKLAPVTLTEKEQSIHQKRRSRAYQWKRPTVFLKEGDSVPPDVDPDTVRWIPANHPFATTVSDIDQDLAQNNVYQKQGVPFRIRAEHEAMQKKLEALQNEEKLNNLGIDSQNARDFQRPYKFSSKLEEDDDVQEKNTGDSPTEETHKS